A genome region from Micromonospora inyonensis includes the following:
- a CDS encoding transporter substrate-binding domain-containing protein, whose amino-acid sequence MNMPSRQQLRAIATALAVTLTLSLAAVAGCDSSQEPEFPSVQEKLRETQVHGQPKLRIGVAILDPLLDEEKNAFVNFEAKIARYVAASLGYEGDQRIDLVPLATEDRIPALQSGQVDLVVSSFSMTRDRESQVLFAGPYFVTTQEVLVPLRLKDRVRTIEDLRDPALRVCASGGSTSEAELEEHGIRPRVVKNVSDCVRGIREGRYDVVSSDEAILAGFRSQFPTEFQIVDMPFGTSERIGVGVPIGDPALRDLVAYFLDKSYRQGRRDGSSPWLTAYHTTLGPWLKADLPQPQPLDVPDLVDFDDKAPTR is encoded by the coding sequence ATGAACATGCCGTCCCGACAGCAGCTCCGGGCGATCGCCACCGCGCTGGCGGTCACCCTGACGCTCTCCCTCGCGGCGGTCGCCGGTTGCGACAGCAGTCAGGAGCCGGAGTTCCCCTCCGTGCAGGAGAAACTGCGCGAGACACAGGTCCACGGCCAGCCGAAGCTGCGGATCGGAGTGGCGATCCTGGACCCGCTGCTGGACGAGGAGAAGAACGCCTTCGTCAACTTCGAGGCCAAGATCGCCCGGTACGTCGCCGCCTCGCTCGGCTACGAGGGGGACCAGCGCATCGACCTGGTGCCGCTGGCCACCGAGGACCGTATCCCCGCCCTCCAGAGCGGCCAGGTCGACCTGGTCGTCAGCAGCTTCTCGATGACCAGGGACCGGGAGAGTCAGGTCCTCTTCGCCGGTCCGTACTTCGTCACCACACAGGAGGTCCTGGTCCCGCTCCGGCTCAAGGACCGGGTCCGGACCATCGAGGACCTGCGTGACCCCGCGCTGCGGGTCTGCGCCAGCGGCGGATCGACCAGTGAGGCGGAACTGGAGGAACACGGCATCCGCCCCCGGGTGGTCAAGAACGTCTCCGACTGCGTCCGGGGCATCCGCGAGGGCCGGTACGACGTCGTCAGCTCCGACGAGGCCATCCTGGCCGGGTTCCGTTCCCAGTTCCCCACCGAGTTCCAGATCGTCGACATGCCCTTCGGCACCAGCGAGCGGATCGGCGTGGGAGTGCCGATCGGTGACCCGGCACTGCGCGACCTGGTCGCCTACTTTCTGGACAAGAGCTACCGACAGGGGCGCCGGGACGGCAGCAGTCCCTGGCTGACGGCGTACCACACGACGCTCGGCCCGTGGCTGAAGGCGGACCTGCCCCAGCCGCAGCCGTTGGACGTGCCGGACCTGGTGGACTTCGACGACAAGGCGCCGACGCGGTGA
- a CDS encoding acyl-CoA carboxylase subunit beta gives MTTLRSTVDPTSAVHRANREALLSRLAELDEALDAARAGGGEKYVARHHRRGKLLPRERIELLLDPDSPFLELSPVAAYGTDFPVGASVVTGIGVVEGVECLILANDPTVRGGAVNPWSLRKTRRAGEIALANRLPMVNLVESAGADLPTQAEIFIPGGRVFRDLTRLSAAKIPTVSVVFGNATAGGAYIPGMSDQTIMVRDRSQVYLAGPPLVKMATGEDADDESLGGAVMHATRSGLADFLAADERDAIRLARRCVRRLNWRKQGPPPRTPHPAPPRYDPEELLGIVSADLKVPFDPREVLARMLDGSEFDEFKPAYGTALVTGWGELHGYPVGVLANARGVLFSEEAQKAAQFIQLANATDTPLVFLQNTTGYMVGTEYEQRGIIKHGALMINAVSNSTVPHLTVNLGASYGAGNYGMCGRAYEPRFLFTWPNARSAVMGPAQLAGVLSIVARQAAEARGREYDEDSDTAMRMMVEQQIESQSGALFLSGRLYDDGVIDPRDTRTVLGLCLSAVHGAPVRGADGFGVFRL, from the coding sequence GTGACCACGTTGCGCAGCACCGTCGATCCCACCTCGGCAGTCCACCGGGCCAACCGGGAGGCCCTGCTGTCCCGGCTGGCCGAGCTGGACGAGGCGCTGGACGCCGCCCGGGCCGGCGGCGGTGAGAAGTACGTCGCCCGGCACCACCGGCGCGGCAAACTCCTGCCCCGGGAGCGGATCGAGCTGCTGCTCGACCCGGACAGCCCGTTCCTGGAGCTGTCGCCGGTGGCCGCGTACGGCACGGACTTCCCGGTCGGGGCGAGCGTGGTGACCGGCATCGGGGTGGTCGAGGGGGTGGAGTGCCTGATCCTCGCCAACGACCCGACGGTACGCGGTGGCGCGGTCAACCCGTGGTCGTTGCGGAAGACCCGGCGGGCCGGGGAGATCGCGCTGGCCAACCGGCTGCCGATGGTGAACCTGGTCGAGTCGGCCGGGGCCGACCTGCCCACCCAGGCGGAGATCTTCATCCCGGGCGGTCGGGTGTTCCGGGACCTGACCCGGCTCAGCGCCGCGAAGATCCCCACGGTCAGCGTGGTCTTCGGCAACGCCACCGCCGGTGGGGCGTACATCCCGGGCATGTCCGACCAGACGATCATGGTCCGGGACCGGTCGCAGGTCTACCTGGCCGGGCCGCCACTGGTGAAGATGGCCACCGGCGAGGACGCCGACGACGAGTCGCTGGGCGGGGCGGTGATGCACGCCACCCGTTCCGGGCTGGCCGACTTCCTCGCCGCCGACGAGCGGGACGCCATCCGGCTGGCCCGGCGGTGCGTACGCCGGCTCAACTGGCGCAAGCAGGGCCCACCGCCCCGCACCCCGCACCCCGCACCACCCCGGTACGACCCGGAGGAGCTGCTCGGCATCGTCAGCGCCGACCTGAAGGTGCCGTTCGACCCGCGTGAGGTCCTCGCACGGATGCTGGACGGCAGCGAGTTCGACGAGTTCAAGCCGGCCTACGGCACCGCGCTGGTCACCGGCTGGGGCGAGCTGCACGGGTACCCGGTCGGCGTGCTGGCCAACGCCCGGGGCGTGCTGTTCAGCGAGGAGGCGCAGAAGGCGGCCCAGTTCATCCAGCTCGCCAACGCCACCGACACCCCGCTGGTCTTCCTCCAGAACACCACCGGCTACATGGTCGGCACCGAGTACGAGCAGCGCGGCATCATCAAGCACGGCGCGCTGATGATCAATGCGGTGTCGAACTCGACCGTGCCGCACCTGACGGTCAACCTGGGCGCGTCCTACGGCGCGGGGAACTACGGCATGTGCGGGCGGGCGTACGAACCACGGTTCCTGTTCACCTGGCCGAACGCGCGCTCGGCGGTGATGGGACCGGCCCAGCTGGCCGGGGTGCTGTCCATCGTGGCCCGGCAGGCCGCCGAGGCCCGGGGACGCGAGTACGACGAGGACTCCGACACCGCGATGCGGATGATGGTCGAGCAGCAGATCGAGTCGCAGTCCGGGGCGCTGTTCCTCTCCGGCCGGCTCTACGACGACGGGGTCATCGACCCCCGGGACACCCGTACCGTCCTCGGTCTCTGCCTGTCGGCGGTGCACGGCGCACCGGTACGGGGCGCGGACGGCTTCGGCGTCTTCCGGTTGTGA
- a CDS encoding acetyl/propionyl/methylcrotonyl-CoA carboxylase subunit alpha, whose translation MIARLLVANRGEIARRIFATCRTLGVETVAVHSDADADAPFVGEADRAVRLPGNTPAETYLRVDLILDAARRSGADAVHPGYGFLAENADFAAAVADAGLTWVGPPAAAIAAMGDKVAAKTLLAAAGVPMLPTWTDPGQVTDFPVLVKASAGGGGRGMRVVRDADGLAGAVASASREAASAFGDGTVFVERYVERGRHVEVQIFGDTHGTVAAQGVRECSIQRRHQKLVEEAPGVLPPELRQRLHEAAVAAGRTVGYVGAGTVEFLLAPTGEFFFLEMNTRLQVEHPVTELTTGLDLVRLQLLVAEGEPLPFTQAPPVDGHAIEVRLCAEDPPRDWRPATGTLHRFAVPGVAVEFGGLTRPGLRLDSGVADGSTVGVHYDSMLTKLVAWGPTRAQAARLLAGALARAELHGVATNRDLLVRVLRSPEFLAAEVDTGFLDRHPEVFVPLLPAAELPLTALAAALASAAARRADAPVLGSLPSGWRNVAAFPQVTRFAGPDGEIEVRYRLDRTGGLAEWSTDPSDDRSVTLVGATGDRVVLDVDGERRTYRVHRVGSEVCVDGPDGATSLTGLPRLPLPTAELAAGSLLAPLPGTVARRHVEVGARVAAGDPLLTLEAMKLEHPVLAPVDGVVTDLPVPTGGQVETGAVLAVVDPTEEDA comes from the coding sequence ATGATCGCCAGACTTCTCGTGGCCAACCGGGGTGAGATCGCCCGCCGGATCTTCGCCACCTGCCGGACGCTCGGCGTGGAGACGGTCGCCGTGCACTCCGACGCGGACGCCGACGCGCCCTTCGTGGGCGAGGCCGACCGGGCGGTACGCCTGCCCGGCAACACACCCGCCGAGACGTACCTGCGGGTCGACCTGATCCTGGACGCGGCCCGGCGCAGCGGCGCGGACGCCGTCCACCCCGGCTACGGCTTCCTCGCGGAGAACGCCGACTTCGCGGCGGCGGTGGCCGACGCCGGGCTGACCTGGGTCGGCCCACCGGCCGCCGCCATCGCGGCGATGGGCGACAAGGTGGCGGCCAAGACGCTGCTCGCGGCGGCTGGCGTGCCGATGCTGCCGACCTGGACCGACCCCGGCCAGGTCACCGACTTCCCGGTGCTGGTCAAGGCGTCCGCGGGCGGCGGTGGGCGGGGCATGCGTGTCGTCCGGGACGCCGACGGCCTCGCCGGGGCGGTCGCCTCCGCGAGCCGTGAGGCGGCCAGCGCGTTCGGCGACGGCACGGTCTTCGTCGAGCGGTACGTCGAACGTGGCCGCCACGTCGAGGTGCAGATCTTCGGGGACACCCACGGCACGGTCGCCGCGCAGGGCGTACGCGAGTGCTCGATCCAGCGTCGGCACCAGAAGCTCGTCGAGGAGGCCCCGGGAGTCCTTCCGCCGGAACTGCGGCAGCGGCTGCACGAGGCCGCGGTGGCCGCCGGGCGGACGGTCGGCTACGTCGGCGCGGGCACGGTGGAGTTCCTGCTCGCCCCCACCGGCGAGTTCTTCTTCCTGGAGATGAACACCCGTCTCCAGGTCGAGCACCCGGTCACCGAACTCACCACCGGCCTGGACCTCGTCCGGCTGCAACTGCTGGTCGCCGAGGGCGAACCGCTGCCGTTCACGCAGGCCCCACCGGTCGACGGCCACGCGATCGAGGTACGGCTCTGCGCCGAGGACCCGCCGCGCGACTGGCGTCCGGCGACCGGCACCCTGCACCGGTTCGCCGTGCCCGGGGTGGCCGTCGAGTTCGGCGGCCTCACGCGCCCGGGTCTGCGGCTGGACTCCGGCGTGGCGGACGGCTCCACCGTGGGCGTGCACTACGACTCGATGCTGACGAAGCTCGTCGCCTGGGGGCCGACCCGCGCACAGGCGGCCCGGCTGCTGGCCGGCGCACTGGCGCGGGCCGAACTGCACGGGGTGGCCACCAACCGCGACCTGCTGGTCCGGGTGCTGCGCAGCCCGGAGTTCCTCGCCGCCGAGGTCGACACCGGTTTCCTCGACCGGCACCCGGAGGTCTTCGTCCCGCTGCTGCCCGCCGCCGAGCTGCCGCTGACCGCCCTCGCCGCCGCGCTCGCCTCGGCCGCCGCCCGCCGCGCCGATGCACCGGTGCTCGGTTCCCTCCCGTCCGGTTGGCGGAACGTTGCGGCGTTTCCCCAGGTCACCCGCTTTGCCGGGCCGGACGGCGAGATCGAGGTCCGGTACCGGCTGGACCGCACCGGCGGGCTCGCCGAGTGGTCCACCGACCCGTCCGACGACCGGTCCGTCACCCTCGTCGGGGCCACCGGCGACCGGGTCGTGCTGGACGTCGACGGGGAGCGGCGGACGTACCGCGTACACCGGGTGGGGTCGGAGGTCTGCGTGGACGGCCCGGACGGGGCGACGAGCCTCACCGGGCTGCCGCGTCTCCCGCTGCCCACCGCCGAGCTGGCGGCCGGCTCGTTGCTGGCACCGCTGCCCGGCACGGTCGCCCGTCGGCACGTCGAGGTCGGTGCGCGGGTCGCCGCCGGTGACCCGCTGCTGACGCTGGAGGCGATGAAGCTCGAACACCCCGTGCTCGCCCCGGTCGACGGCGTCGTCACCGACCTGCCGGTGCCGACCGGCGGGCAGGTCGAGACGGGTGCCGTGCTGGCCGTGGTCGATCCGACCGAGGAGGACGCCTGA
- a CDS encoding acyl-CoA dehydrogenase family protein, with product MNFDLTDEQEQLRDAVRALGRRYGHRYFVAKAKAGEHTTELWEEAGRLGYLGVNIPTEYGGGGGGITELAIVCEELAAAGCPLLLLVVSPAIAATVIARHGTDGQRERFLPGLADGSLKVVFAITEPEAGSNFHRLGTVARRDGDDWLLSGRKCYISGVDEAGYVLVVARTENARSGRLEPALFVVPADAAGLTRSKLDMEIVSPENQFLLYLDDVRVPADALVGGSLEAGLPALFAGLNPERITVAAMGAGTGRYAIELASEYTSTRAVWGGRSIGAHQGVSHPLAHAAIQVELARLMIYKAATLYDAGRDSEAGISANMAKYAAGEAAALAVDTAVQVHGGAGMTTEYGVATLLGAVRAGRIAPVSREMILNFVAQHVLGQDRSY from the coding sequence ATGAACTTCGACCTCACCGACGAGCAGGAACAGCTCCGCGACGCCGTCCGGGCGCTGGGCCGGCGGTACGGCCACCGGTACTTCGTGGCGAAGGCGAAGGCCGGCGAGCACACCACCGAACTGTGGGAGGAGGCCGGCCGGCTCGGCTACCTGGGGGTCAACATCCCCACCGAGTACGGCGGCGGGGGCGGTGGCATCACCGAGCTGGCGATCGTCTGCGAGGAACTGGCCGCCGCCGGCTGCCCGCTGCTGCTGCTGGTGGTCTCCCCCGCCATCGCCGCCACAGTCATCGCCCGCCACGGCACCGACGGGCAACGTGAGCGTTTCCTGCCCGGACTGGCCGACGGTTCGTTGAAGGTGGTCTTCGCGATCACCGAGCCGGAGGCCGGGTCGAACTTCCACCGGCTCGGTACGGTGGCCCGCCGCGACGGCGACGACTGGCTGCTCTCGGGGCGCAAGTGCTACATCTCCGGCGTCGACGAGGCGGGCTACGTGCTGGTGGTGGCGCGGACCGAGAACGCCAGGTCCGGGAGGCTCGAACCGGCGCTCTTCGTCGTGCCGGCGGACGCGGCCGGGCTGACCCGCTCGAAGCTGGACATGGAGATCGTCTCCCCGGAGAACCAGTTCCTGCTCTACCTCGACGATGTGCGGGTGCCCGCCGACGCGCTGGTCGGCGGGTCGCTCGAGGCCGGCCTGCCGGCGCTCTTCGCCGGCCTGAACCCGGAGCGGATCACCGTCGCCGCGATGGGGGCCGGCACCGGTCGGTACGCGATCGAGCTCGCCTCGGAGTACACCTCCACCCGCGCGGTCTGGGGTGGGCGGAGCATCGGCGCGCACCAGGGGGTGTCCCATCCGCTGGCGCACGCGGCGATCCAGGTGGAACTGGCCCGACTGATGATCTACAAGGCGGCCACCCTCTACGACGCCGGACGGGACTCCGAGGCCGGGATCTCCGCCAACATGGCCAAGTACGCGGCCGGGGAGGCCGCGGCGCTCGCCGTGGACACCGCCGTCCAGGTGCACGGCGGGGCGGGCATGACCACCGAGTACGGCGTCGCCACCCTGCTCGGGGCGGTCCGCGCCGGCCGGATCGCACCGGTCAGCCGGGAGATGATCCTCAACTTCGTGGCCCAGCACGTGCTCGGCCAGGACCGGTCGTACTGA